Genomic window (Candidatus Defluviibacterium haderslevense):
GTGGTGGATTTGGAGTCGTGGGTTTGGTATTGATGAGAATATCAAGTGATTCACTAAGCGTTTTACTCATGAAAAAATGGAGATCGGCTTTGCTTACACCAAACATTGTTCTGCGAAGTAAGTGTAATACTTCTGATTTTCCAAAAGGTCCTGAATATAATTTTAACATTCCCATAAACTTGCTTTACTATAATAAATTAATGATTCATTTTTGTGGTTTAGATATGGCTAATTTTATAAATTCTGTTTTATAAATTTGCCAACCCATATTTTATTTTCACTATTGATTTTAAAATAAAATAAACCATTTGACAAAGTACTGATATCTATTTGTTGATTGTTAATAGTCGACACTTGTGCCAAACTAGCATTAGAATTGTAAATCGAAATCACTTTGTGATCGAATGGGTTATCAAAGTATAATTTTGTACTGGCAGGATTTGGGAATATTTTGATATTATTTTCTATTGTTTGATGGTGAATAGACGTTGTTGTAGAAGATTCATATTTCCAAATTTTTCCATCATGTGTAGCAAAAAATACAGTATTTCCATCGACAGCAAGGGCGCCTTGAGATTGACCATTAATTACACTTGATATTCCATCATTAAAAAGATGCCAGTTGATTCCATCTAATGAAGTGTAAATGCCAACACTATCCTTAGGAGTTGATGAATTACTGCCTGAGTGAAGATAAATATGTCCGTTATCTGTGGTTACTATTTTGGTTACTTGCAATCCTGCAGTGATAAGATATGGTAAAAAGCCA
Coding sequences:
- a CDS encoding T9SS type A sorting domain-containing protein gives rise to the protein MIFNGTNLWAFNWKQSLGFADMDQHKVYEVNGFLPYLITAGLQVTKIVTTDNGHIYLHSGSNSSTPKDSVGIYTSLDGINWHLFNDGISSVINGQSQGALAVDGNTVFFATHDGKIWKYESSTTTSIHHQTIENNIKIFPNPASTKLYFDNPFDHKVISIYNSNASLAQVSTINNQQIDISTLSNGLFYFKINSENKIWVGKFIKQNL